aaaaaataagaatCATTCTACCGGTGCTGTGAAAAATGACGtgataattgttttttcaaattattgagaATGTATAGTATCTGTTTTTCTATAAAGGTTAAGTGATAAATAACGGACTTCAATAAAACATTGGCAATAGACTTtaggatttttttgaaaaactgcaaaattttaatgttatttatgtctgtattattattttcgCAATTCTTTGTATTGTATTTCAAAATtatcacaaaatttcatttattaaAGTGTTGTTTATGCTttgtttatataaatcaaacaaAGAATGTGAATTTTTTAGTAAGTATAATCCaatcaaagtttttttttttcattactgTTAATTTCTATAATTATTAGTAATTTTTCCCGATTCCTTTACCTAACATATCTTTCAGGTAATAAGGTCTCAGAAGAAAACTTCATTGTTTCCAAAGCAAGCCAGCCTGAGGACGATCATATGGCCACAGCAGAGCATATCAAATTGCTCTTCGAAGATTGCAAAAAGATGTTGATCAAACAACCGGAACACACCCTCGGTATTTGGGGTTTGATCAACGCAGATCCCACAACAGGCGATGTGCATGAAACAGATATCGATTCTATATTAATTTTGACTAGAGGCTCATATTTCATAGCGGATTATGATGACCAAGTGGATAAAATCACAAAGTACCAAGAAGTGTTGCTCCAGGACATCTCTTCACTTGAATGCGGAATGGGTGATATGGGAAAATCGTTGTTTGGCAGTTCCAAGAGCAAACCTTGCTTGAGGATCAACTACAAAGTGAATAATATCGGTGGATATTATCACATGTTCAGATCGGCTTGTTttggattcttcaataatatGCCCATGTGCATCAAGAGCACAGAGGATGAAATGGGTAAGTTTAATTGTCAAAGTCGTTTGTTGCCATTGGTTACAGGTACGCCGTTTCTAGGAAACGCCCCAGGTAACCAAGGGCAACCAAAGATTTTGACATTTTGTTAGAGTGCCCTATTAGGGAGTTGATTTTAAGGTTAAGTTGCTATAGTAGTGTGCTGCAGTgcatttcaaaatattgtggcTTCTAATTGAATCTGTTTTCTAGAATATTTGAAGTCGATCTGCGAATCCTTCTTGATTTCATTCGATGTATGCCAGTTACCGCAGGTACCATGCACCCAAGGACAAATTTTAGACAAACGCAAATCtaaggtaataaatgaaccctTATCCGGAAACATGTATCTGGACGTGGTTGGTATACCTCAAATGACCAGAAATGTTTCTGAAAGTCAATTGTTGGTCCTTAAGAATGTTGGTGAGTGTACCCCTTGTGGGAGATTTTGAAATCTTGGCACGTTTGATTTCAGGATCCAAAGCTTTGTCCAACATGTCGAACCAGTTCTCGAAACTGAACAGAATCGGAAGTAAGCTAAAAAGAGGGAAATCTCGACCGGCTAATTTTGTGGTTGGACAAAATAAGTTGGAAGTGTCCAGCGATTCCGAAGAGGAAGGGGATAGCAGTATATTTCAACCAGACGCTAGAGATCCAAATTATGGAGGCAATACGAGTTCGAGTGGTGAGATAGAGCAGGGTGAGGAAGCCGATGAGGGAAGTTACTTATCGGGAAGTAAACCAGATTCATTTTTACCCGGAGTTGGTATAGTGATGGCGAGTAACTGCGATGGTGACGGTAAAAATGCCCTTGACTCCAAAAGTCATTTGCTTAAACATCAAGATTCTAACCTCGATAACATACAGCTAACGAGTATAATGCAAAACGTTAATATTACCAAACCAGACATTCAAATAAACTCGGGTAACGCTTTGTTCGATTCAGAACTCACCTCAACTATGGATAAAAAAATGAGTCACTCTTACAGTGAAGTCGATGAAAGTATAAATAACTCTAACCCGTCCAGCGCTAGACTGGACAAACGATCATGTTCAGACTATGAGGTTACGTTGAACATCTCGCAGTCTCAGAGCGAATCGGCCCTGAAGAATAAATTGACTAACTTAACATCACCAGTAGCTTCTGTCACTAGGGATCTGGTATTCTCGCCTTTCAGCAAACTTGCGAAAGGTGTACAGAATATTGGATCTAATATAGATAGAAAATTCAGCGGGCAAGTGAGGAATGTATCGGAGAAGGAGCTGGAAGAGCACAGGATGCTTCAGGAAAAATGGCATAACTGCAAGACAAAACTGATTGCCCTCTAAAGGTTCAGTTTATAGTTGATGTACTAGGCTGCTTTGACTGTTAGTTTTGTCTGTGGATTTCTAAATGCTTGGGAATTTGCTACAACTAATGAGCGTAAAGGAGGTATGTACTTGAAAAATAATCTTCGAATTAAACTTTCTTTCAGACACTTAATTTTCCAAACAAAGCAGTTTCTCAGATTGCCTCAGAATCACTCGTTGaaataagttgaaaattttgcCTGGAAaggctgaaaaaaattatgatggggAAGGAAATCCTATGGTGAAAACGGAATGCAATTATTATAAAGTGTTATGTTAAATTCTCTAATGTTTTCCATTTCTTATAACTTCCATAATTAGATTTTCACACAATTTGTAAGGGAAAGCAACAATAATCATTGTCATAATTATGTGGCACATGTTATATTATCACAACACATAACAATCTTAATTCTTTAACTCTGGACAGAGGAAAATTGGCATGATGGTTCACGAAAGTATTGATGAATTTATCATAAATTATTtatgcattttttttattccatgaTAATCTCAAATTATAAACAGTATTTTTAGCTTTtaagttgataattttttattatttaaccACAACacgatatttttcttgaattgttcATTCTTTATGTACTTATTTTATACTTATGTTCTTTTGATCTAGTCAGAAATATTTATAATAGTTGAATGTGTTGTTACTGTTAGAAATCATTGTTGCTCATTTATAGGTAGAAAGCTTCTACAATTCTACTttgattcatatacaccattCACAAAACTGTGAAAGTGTGAAATGCGAatggaatataaaaattttttgactgGTTTTGCTCAAATAACGATTATTCTTGTCTGTATTTTTCGCGTATTTCACACTTATTGGATATTTGTTGCAAAATCGACGACTGCTGATCAGCTCTCTATTCTGATGAATTTTTCAGAGactaataataattttccaaaatattttcacaCTTCAATCAAGTTTttggattgttctgaaaatttcctGGACATATATAATTCGAATTTCGTGGATCGAAATAACTTGACTGAAAATTAGGAATTCTTGTGTTAGTTCTGTTAGAAAATTTACCGAATGTGATCCTAAACAACGATTTAGTTTTTTCTAGAGGAGAAAATATGCCCAAAAGTTGCCAAATACTTGCTACAATTGTAAACCAGAATAGggacattttgaacaaataattAGCCTAATCACAGCTTGAAACCTAGTTATAGCAAACATGTCAATTATTAAACATTCCTTTCTTTTAGGaattgtttttttattggaattaTAGAATTATGCACTCAGAATAAATCTTTAGAaagcataatttttttattcaccaATACAACAACCCTGACAATTTCAGCTCTGAGGTCCTAACTTATCCTAATGTTTCATTCTcgattttaatttatttatttttcgttcGTTTCTGGGCCTTGGCAAGGTATATATAGGAATTTGAAATACTTCACATTAAAACATTTATTCGGTCTTTTTATCTTAAAATACTGTCAATATATTTCAAACAATTACAGAATTGTGCCTAAAATATCATTGAATACAATAAAATCTCAGATTTTAACATCAGATTTAAGCATTGGCCAAACCAACTGGATTTAACATTGGTGGAGCCTTTTTGGTAAGGCCAGCCAAATGCCTCTTAATTTCAGCAACAGCCCTTCCAGGATTCAAGCCCTGAAAAGTTTGATCATATGAACTTGTTGCATTGATTGATTTACTATTTTTTTACCTTGGGACAAGTTCTGGAACAGTTCATTATAGTGTGGCATTTGAATACTGAATAAGCATCCCTGAGACTATTTAATCTTTCCTCTGTTGCTTCATCTCTCGAATCAATGATCCATCTGTAAGCCTGATTgaacaaaattaataattttcaaattgattttCTCAGCAGTATATTCATGCAAGCATTCTAATTTTTAGTTGAAGGCTGATTAAtttgttttgtgaaaatttATAAGATTAGAATTCTCAGCTATCTACCTGCATAAGAACAGCAGGTCCTAAGTACTTATTCCCATTCcaccaataacttgggcaagaaGTTGAACAACAGGCACACATTATACACTCGTAAAGGCCATCTAACTTCTCCCTATCTTTGACGTCCTGCAAATACTGGAATTTTCCCATCTTACTTTCGTCCCTAATACAAAAAATCAAGTAATAACTGTTAAAGATGCAAATTACGAGTACCAACTTACTTCCTCTGGAGCCACGGTTTAATTGATTTATACTGATCATAAAAGTGGGTTAAATCTGGAACCAGATCTTTAACCACATACATGTGTGGTAAAGGATAGATCTTTGAAACCTTCGAAGTATTTGTGTTTATCTTGCTGCAACAAATTATATACATAGTCGAAATTGAAAACactaattcaattttatattcacCATATGCAAGCCAACGTGTTAACACCTTCGATGTTCATAGCACAGGACCCACAAATACCTTCTCTGCAAGATCTTCGGAAAGTAAGGGTGGGATCGATCTCATTCTTGATCTTTATCAGTGCATCCAGAACCATGGGAGCACACTCATTCAAGTCTATTTCATATTCTTGAACCTTGGGTTCAGTTTTTGGGTCGTCTGGGTTCCATCGGTAGATTGCAAATTTCTTCAATCTTTTGGGTTTGGCTTGAGCTTCAGCAGCATTAATAGCACTTAGATGAAATCCACGAGCCTAGTAAGAAATGCGAGttgaatataattatttttgatACCAGATGTAATTACATAATTTCTATTTCCTGTACTTTTACTTACCAAACCCAAAGAGTTCCTTGTCAGTTTTAAAACATTCATTTTTATGAGGAAAAACCTTCAAATAAAAAACCGAATACAAGTGGTCGTTCCTTTATTCAGCAAAAAATTTGGTATTCTATTCGAAAGCAAAAATAGAAAACATTTGACGTTCACGTAAACTGAAAACGTCAAAAAGTTGTGCAAAAAGGAACTGAACTGGATTTAAACGAGAGGTACAGTTATCTGCTCTGCAAATCTGCAGTCTGGTGTGTAAGCAAAAAACAGATATGAGAAAGATTTTCTTGATTGATTAACTTTAATTTTGGTGAGaagaattccaaaaattcagATATAAATTGTAAAGCTCCCTGTAGTGCTTGGGAAAATTTTACCTGTCGCGAACACCTGATTTTCAAGGCCGAATTAATGTTATCTTCTCCTTACATAATTCTGCTTTTACATTCATAGTGCCCTCTGCTAGAGAGTAGAAATAAATTCGAACCACTTATCAAAAATTTGACAGCTGTAGACGTTCTTAATTTATTTATCCCTtcattctcttcattttctACTTGGCAGTCGGTAGGTGAAAATGTACTTGTTTTCAATACCTCTATCTAATCTTTTTTTAAACGTGTTTTAGCAAGACAAACCCAAGTAAAACTGGAGAAACTCAAAAGTTCCAGTTTTTAGGACGGCTTTTCTGTTTTTACAGTACAGTGAGTagtattttctatttttgcGGAGTCGGGCAAACTTAACATGCTGGCCGAAGTGACACGTCGACTGTGGGgctctgaaaatattcaatttgttAACATATGCAATAAGATTCAATGGGAATAATTTGCGTGAATGTCAAAATCCGCAATGGACTGCACTTGAAATTGCCTTCCAGAAAATTAGTTAATCCATATGTTGAATCTATTTAGAATGGTAGAAGCATTTTCAAATGTGCCCTTTGGTCGTCAAATTTTGAACTAATGTTAATGATAGGCTTTCAATTACTGATGAATATGCACTTGatgatttttcagaattttgttttttcaactaATCATTATTTAAGAGTTTGAGAAGATGTCATCTTGTTAAGAGATGGCTAATAATTATttaatcattttgaaaattgtttatatTTATGACCAGGCTAATGACATTCAATTAAGATGAATTCGAAAATGTGGCATTCAAAGAATATGAAAGAAGTATGCCAAAAAGGAATTTTCACATTTATGTATTTGGTATTCCGGTTCTCAACATTCACATCTGTATCATTAAAGTGTTGCTGTAACGACTTGGCGCGAATCAGGACAATCCCAAAATGCAGCAACCAGTGATCGAAGAAGGTAATGTGGGTTATGAAACACCATCAGTGCGGAGCTACGATGACTTGTTTCCGGCTCTGCCAGAATCCACCCCTGTGACAGGCCAAAACAGCCTACCAGCCTCTGGATGGCACCAGAAGACCAACAAGATGAGGGTTGGCACATCTGTCATCACTCATGTATTCAGGTTAGCGATTAAAAGTATACTCTTAATGTTTTGGATTAAGTTTATTTGATTTCCTCAGATCGTTTAGGTTTTATTACAGATCCTGAAGGGTCTCAAGATTTTTTCTTGCAGAATAGAAGGATGAATTTATTTGTTTAAATGAGTCATGATTCCGATGGTACAAGAATATTTGTTTGATCTCTTATTATTGTGTTTGCATGTTGACCAGAGTTATCATTACAATATCTACTGATTAGTTCAATGTATAGACATCACTTTCCTTCTGTGAAATGAAGAATATTTGCATAAGCAGTAGCTTTGGTTCAGCCAAAATGTAGGATTTACATGAGAATAGGAAAAAACCAACTTATGCTATGATTTGCCTTTTTTTATCatctttattttcaaaatatgaatgtATATGGAAAAAAGCCATGAATATTCCAGATAAACTGCTTGTCAAAAGTTAGATATTGAGATAATTTGTGTTTTCTCTTCAGATAAACCAAACCTCCTatcatatacatatgtatatgtaGGTTGTAATTCTgagaattttaaaaattcatGGTTGTTCAATACCAAGTACATCATCCACATAGAACAATAACTTCTTTGCATCTTTCCTCCATTCTTTCCATCAAGTTATGTCTGAGAGTTCTGAAATTTTTCTCCTGCTACAGGCCTATTAATATATGATATTCAAAGACATTTAATGAAAAAGTAGTTCATTGGGAAAAGCCAATCATTCAGAAACGaaaaaggaaattattttccacATTTCTCTGACAAAGAACTTTTTAGGCTTCCTTGTGAAAATAAATACAAGATCTATGCATAAGCAGTCTTCCTCAAAATCTTACCAGATGTCTCCACTTGAATGAGCTCATACATTTCTAAGGGTCATTGAAGGAACATGATACCCAATAAACTTtccaatttcaatattttcattccaGAGTTCCATTTGAAGAAAGAAAACTTGACCACAGCCAGAAGTTTGGAGAAGGCGAATCTATCCAAACATGCGCTAACATAATGAAAGATACCGGAGCTCACATCGAAATATCTCACGGAAAAGATCAGTCACTCACTTTCTTGGTAACGGGAAAGCCAAATGAGGTGTCGGTGGCACGAAGGAAGATCTTAGTGCACTTTCAAACACaggtgaattgaaatatttttatttaattgaATGACAAACAGTTTGAATGCTATTCTTTTGCAGGCGAGTAAACAGATCTCGATTCCCAAAGAACACCATGGTTGGATTCTTGGAAAGAAAGGCGACCGACTCAAGGAGTTGGAGAAGCAGACTGCCACAAAAATATCTGTCCCACCTCAAAATGACGCGTCCGATGTTATTACCATTTCTGGTAAGAATTTTTGTTAACATTATTTCAACTTTGAATTAAAGCTCTAAAACTTTTCATTCTAAAGAAAAATCTCGTGCAAATTAATGATTTTtaatgtttcttctgaccttatTATCTATGTTGTGTTAATTCTCAGGAACCAAGGAAGGAATTGAAAAAGCCGAACATGAAATCAGGATAACATCTGACCAGCAGTCAAAGAAAGCTATAGAACGTCTCAACATTCCCAGGATGTATCATCCGTTCATTTCTGGTGCTTACAATGAGAACGTCAATCAGTTGATAGCAGAAACTGGGGCTAAAATCAACATACCGCCACCATCAGTCATgaaaggtaacaaaaacaagttgGAATAACTAAactttttgagaaattttttatttttcattaattttcaatttatctcgttttatttaaaaaaaatttttatttagaTGAAATCTTCATTGCTGGAGACAAGGAGGGTGTTGCGGCTGCTAAAGCAAGAATCGAAGCGATCTACAaggagatggagaagaaatgTAACACTGTCAGCGTGGAAGTTCCAAAGGAACAGCACAAATACGTTGTGGGTCCCAAGGGATCCACCATCGCTGAGATCCTGCAGACCACCGGTGTGAGCGTTGAAATGCCAATTGGTAAATAACGGACAAGGTGTTCTCAAGTTCCTTGATTAacgattattttatttttaggcGACTCGACTACTGGCACAATTACTCTCAGGGGTCCTCAAGATAAACTGGGCCTTGCTCTGAGTAAGGTGTACGAAAAAGCGAATTCCGTCAAAACTTGCCATGTTGACGCCCCCGCCTGGTTGCACAAATATATCATCGGCAAGAAAGGTCAGACCATAAAGGAAATAACCCAAAATATGGAAAAAGTGCGTCATCGACAACAAAATCAAGTGAAATTGTGGCTAATGATCCAATTCTTTCAGATCCACGTCGAATTCACCGCTGAAGATAAAATAAGGATTCAGGGACCACCTGAGGAAGTGGAAAAAGTACAAGAGCAGTTAGATGCCATGGCCAAAGATCTCGTGAAGAAAATGACTTACGTAGAGAAACATGTGGATACCAAACTCTTCAAGCATATCATTGGGAAGAATGGAACCAACGGTGAGCAACAAATAATTATATGCTTCCACAGTAAAATTAAATCGGGTTCTTTCAGTTAATAAGCTTAGGGAGGAATACAACGTTACGATTAACATCGATGAGAGCGGTCTGATCCGTATCGAGGGTAACAGAGACGAGGTGCATAAAATCGATCAAGAACTGGAGGAGAAAATTAACAAGCTCGAGAACGAGAAGGAGAAGGACGTCATCATTCCCCAGAGACACTACAGGAGCATCATCGGGGTCAAAGGGGCGAACATCAAGGATATCAGGGACAGATTCAACCAGGTCCAGATCACTTTCCCCGGTCCCGGAGAGAGGAACGAAATCGTGAAAGTCAGAGGTGGGTGGGATCTAGGAATTTTTtactttaatttttcattttgtttgttGGGAAAATTGATATATTTCCTTTGTAGGTCCAAAAGAAGATGTCGACAAGTGCTGCAGACATCTTGAGAAGTTGGTGAAAGAATTGAACGAATCTTCGTACGTGGTAGAAGTGCCGGTCTACAAGCAATTCCACAAATTCATAATTGGAAAAGACGGAGTCAACATTAAAAAGATCAGGGAGGAGACCCAGACCAAAATAGACCTTCCTTCGGAAGGTGACAAAAGTGATGCTATCGTTATAACAGGCAAAAAGGTTAGATAATGCATTCggaagaaataaatttttaccctgttaattttttttttttcgttcagGAAAACGTGGAGAAGGCCGAAAAAATGATCCGCAAGATCCGCGACGAGCACGAGTCGATCGTCGAAGAGGAGATCACCATACTGCCGAAATTCTACAATTCTATCATCGGTACCAAGGGTAAACTGATCAAGATGATCCAGGAAGATTGCGGTAACGTCACCATCAAATTCCCGTCTCCGGAATGTAAAAGCGACAAGGTGGTCATCAGCGGGCTCAAGGGTGACGTCGAACGTGCCAAACAGCAACTGCTCGAAAGGGTGAACGAGAAGAAAGCTTCCAGTTTCACCGAAGAAGTGAGTTTACCACTTCTGTTCGTATCTCGACCATCCGTTGACTAAATGTGATTTTTTTCCAGATCCGTGCCAAACCTGAACACCACAAATACCTTATTGGTAAAGATGGGTGCAGGATAAAGAAGATTCGTGACTCTACCGGGGCTAAAATCGAGTTCCCCTCGAATACAGATGAGGATCGGGAAGTTATAAGGATTATAGGGAAAGAGGAATCCGTTAAAGAGGCGAAGAAGGCTCTCGAAGCTTCTATCAAAGAATTGGTGAGTGATTGAGATGCCTGGGCTGTTATTCTCGACCATTCGCTAGGGAAATTTCAGAAAACTCTACGATTATGTTGACTTCacatatggaatttttttttcttgaatttcggGGGGGATTTTGGTTAGATCTTGTGGGCGGGTCTGGGATATTCAGGTTAACAATCTAGGTTTAGCATCACAAAAATCACAAATCACAAAATCCGCCTTttacgagaatatattgaaaaattcttagcctactatagaaccaaacaaaatttcaatgtcaaaatattatattactcaacatattctcctcataattggatacatttattacaacgaacctgcaacgtctctagacctttaaaaaaaagtttggaagaaaattttctacatttttttcagttaaggaaagagatgatagtcagattgagccaaatctggtgattaaggggggtg
Above is a window of Coccinella septempunctata chromosome 5, icCocSept1.1, whole genome shotgun sequence DNA encoding:
- the LOC123313447 gene encoding succinate dehydrogenase [ubiquinone] iron-sulfur subunit, mitochondrial — encoded protein: MNVLKLTRNSLGLARGFHLSAINAAEAQAKPKRLKKFAIYRWNPDDPKTEPKVQEYEIDLNECAPMVLDALIKIKNEIDPTLTFRRSCREGICGSCAMNIEGVNTLACICKINTNTSKVSKIYPLPHMYVVKDLVPDLTHFYDQYKSIKPWLQRKDESKMGKFQYLQDVKDREKLDGLYECIMCACCSTSCPSYWWNGNKYLGPAVLMQAYRWIIDSRDEATEERLNSLRDAYSVFKCHTIMNCSRTCPKGLNPGRAVAEIKRHLAGLTKKAPPMLNPVGLANA
- the LOC123313446 gene encoding vigilin, translated to MQQPVIEEGNVGYETPSVRSYDDLFPALPESTPVTGQNSLPASGWHQKTNKMRVGTSVITHVFRVPFEERKLDHSQKFGEGESIQTCANIMKDTGAHIEISHGKDQSLTFLVTGKPNEVSVARRKILVHFQTQASKQISIPKEHHGWILGKKGDRLKELEKQTATKISVPPQNDASDVITISGTKEGIEKAEHEIRITSDQQSKKAIERLNIPRMYHPFISGAYNENVNQLIAETGAKINIPPPSVMKDEIFIAGDKEGVAAAKARIEAIYKEMEKKCNTVSVEVPKEQHKYVVGPKGSTIAEILQTTGVSVEMPIGDSTTGTITLRGPQDKLGLALSKVYEKANSVKTCHVDAPAWLHKYIIGKKGQTIKEITQNMEKIHVEFTAEDKIRIQGPPEEVEKVQEQLDAMAKDLVKKMTYVEKHVDTKLFKHIIGKNGTNVNKLREEYNVTINIDESGLIRIEGNRDEVHKIDQELEEKINKLENEKEKDVIIPQRHYRSIIGVKGANIKDIRDRFNQVQITFPGPGERNEIVKVRGPKEDVDKCCRHLEKLVKELNESSYVVEVPVYKQFHKFIIGKDGVNIKKIREETQTKIDLPSEGDKSDAIVITGKKENVEKAEKMIRKIRDEHESIVEEEITILPKFYNSIIGTKGKLIKMIQEDCGNVTIKFPSPECKSDKVVISGLKGDVERAKQQLLERVNEKKASSFTEEIRAKPEHHKYLIGKDGCRIKKIRDSTGAKIEFPSNTDEDREVIRIIGKEESVKEAKKALEASIKELEDWVQTTITVDSKHHKHFVARKAEKLNQINEEYGVQTSFPRFGEVDDQVTLIGPKKAMDAAIARIREIISDLESMVTIECVIPQKHHRNVMGAKGHKVQGITSEFDVQVKFPDRDSYDPSQVNGDVDPDQVKPCDIITITGKEDNCLRAKQALLDLVPISINVDVPYDLHRSIIGQKGRGVKELMGRFDVHIELSPPEVKEDVIKITGAPHNVQDAKEALMERVAELEADRRDRELRSFSLKMEVNPDYHPKIIGRKGAVITKIKEEHEVQINLPRKGDPEEHIITITGYQHKAEAARDAIMKIVNDLNDIYREEVEIDSRVHSRLIGSRGRSIHKIMDDYKVEIKFPRSEDSNPNLVVISGDEDNVIEARDHLLNLEEEYLQDYEEQAERSQSHTLNIHFENVGGSQSHRGHSRNEPNGFVVQGGPWEQRAPNTNSVTEFPSFGRNAEEPRQTPVAGAWGSRR